One window from the genome of Schistocerca piceifrons isolate TAMUIC-IGC-003096 chromosome 8, iqSchPice1.1, whole genome shotgun sequence encodes:
- the LOC124712543 gene encoding serine protease inhibitor I/II translates to MKFALALCAAFLLVVLVQAEQECTPGQTKKQDCNTCNCTPTGVWACTRKACQPHKREISCEPGTTFKDKCNTCRCGSDGKSAACTLKACPHQ, encoded by the exons ATGAAGTTCGCTCTCGCTCTCTGTGCCGCGTTCCTCCTCGTCGTCCTGGTCCAGGCCGAACAGG AATGTACACCTGGGCAGACGAAGAAACAAGACTGCAACACATGCAACTGTACACCTACTGGAGTTTGGGCCTGTACTCGCAAGGCCTGTCAGCCTCATAAGAGAG AGATTTCCTGCGAGCCGGGCACAACGTTCAAGGATAAATGCAACACGTGTCGCTGTGGAAGTGACGGAAAGTCGGCAGCCTGCACCCTCAAGGCGTGCCCTCACCAATGA